Proteins from a single region of Chanodichthys erythropterus isolate Z2021 chromosome 13, ASM2448905v1, whole genome shotgun sequence:
- the LOC137034138 gene encoding FAST kinase domain-containing protein 5, mitochondrial, whose product MSATVLLHHVAKRCLYSHVKCVSIFRAQHLSSKLENGEKKKEEEEEETEITLVYKPTAYYQTPTAQSSTTGRLETEGLSYSLPLNTTFHKCNPYHIRSSLRRLSSTNNMLLNRAESAKRATKEPRVNGDPRAFQRCRPEYRNMAHDISQRSSTLDLNKALLVLEKVTVLKSNMKPSDATSFLFKLSQIPHEHIAVVRRDTRFNTLLLYSAKILPNFTLPQLLDAMRTFVNLGLPQSHSILGLFETEFCQRASEMELHQLLLTADLWRCLGRSVPRYLERLFDNVIQNFNQLGLPELVQLLYIIGEGRRCPDTLVQPVESLLMRHLEQLKPEELGAICLGLFKSQITLSERVTRRLVDRSLAVVKDMSDFGIANVMKLMRFSFLDHLPWLEAMGLEVPRRAPRMEVQGLMHVILACSALHYRDERILLAVAEQLPNVVSRCRSKDAAKMLWAFGNLGVLPNQCPKLYPCLIEMLRERQLEFQRFPEHLLTGLLGLAFAGLFPQDLLSLALSAEFVNKACNSQELELKKDLFTLDGTVGLELPESTVPRLSHAMREEVTKQLWDFAQSDICQKPEVIEAEAMLRKILGGEMFVRKHMILPHLRSIDLEVHLDQNDQPVPVSSGACRQNLPSQNWEQTLSGVSITDDLLAQLTNSQKPSNKFVQKPVVHKVEPVHVRESIFSVGVDLTDNLLMALTKSGKRSSRLDDSKSIQRLAVQVTNRNQYCYRTQQLLGFHVLKRRQLTLAGYRVVELPHWEWFPLLRRSHAEKLAYLHCKIFSSTDSK is encoded by the coding sequence ATGTCTGCAACGGTGCTGTTACATCATGTGGCAAAGCGTTGTCTTTATTCCCATGTAAAGTGCGTCTCCATCTTTAGAGCCCAACATTTGTCATCAAAATTAGAAAatggagagaaaaagaaagaagaagaagaagaagaaacagaAATCACACTAGTGTACAAGCCCACGGCTTACTACCAGACACCGACGGCACAATCCTCTACCACTGGCCGCTTAGAAACTGAAGGATTATCCTATAGTCTACCCTTAAACACAACTTTCCACAAGTGCAACCCGTACCATATTAGATCATCCTTGCGACGGCTCTCCAGCACCAACAATATGCTGTTAAACAGAGCTGAATCAGCCAAAAGAGCCACCAAAGAGCCACGTGTCAATGGTGACCCACGAGCCTTTCAGAGATGTCGACCTGAATACCGCAACATGGCACATGACATCTCTCAACGCTCGTCCACTTTAGACCTCAACAAAGCCTTGCTAGTCCTTGAAAAAGTCACGGTCCTAAAAAGCAATATGAAACCTTCAGATGCAACTAGTTTCTTGTTCAAACTCAGCCAGATTCCCCACGAACACATCGCGGTTGTGAGGAGAGACACACGGTTCAACACGCTCCTGCTGTACAGCGCCAAGATCCTGCCAAACTTCACGCTGCCTCAGTTATTAGATGCGATGAGGACCTTTGTGAACTTGGGATTGCCTCAATCCCATAGCATACTGGGATTGTTTGAAACCGAGTTCTGCCAGAGAGCAAGTGAAATGGAGCTTCACCAGTTGCTGCTCACCGCCGACTTGTGGCGATGCCTCGGTCGATCTGTTCCTCGATACCTCGAGAGACTCTTTGACAACGTGATTCAAAACTTCAACCAGCTGGGTCTTCCAGAGCTGGTTCAGCTCTTGTACATCATTGGAGAAGGAAGGAGATGTCCAGATACCCTCGTTCAACCCGTTGAGTCTTTACTTATGCGTCATTTGGAGCAGTTGAAGCCTGAAGAACTGGGCGCCATTTGCCTAGGCCTCTTCAAATCACAGATCACCCTGTCCGAAAGAGTAACGCGCCGCCTTGTGGACAGGTCGCTTGCTGTAGTCAAGGATATGAGTGATTTCGGGATCGCCAATGTGATGAAGCTTATGCGATTTAGCTTTCTAGACCATCTTCCTTGGTTGGAGGCCATGGGATTGGAGGTGCCTCGACGGGCTCCGCGGATGGAGGTTCAAGGCCTCATGCACGTCATCTTGGCTTGCTCCGCTCTGCACTACCGGGATGAGCGCATTCTCCTGGCTGTGGCCGAACAGCTTCCCAATGTGGTCAGTCGGTGCAGGAGTAAAGatgctgcaaaaatgctttGGGCCTTTGGAAATTTAGGTGTTCTTCCCAACCAATGTCCCAAACTTTATCCCTGTCTCATTGAGATGTTACGAGAACGTCAACTTGAGTTTCAGCGATTTCCTGAGCATCTGCTGACAGGTCTGCTCGGTCTTGCTTTTGCTGGTCTGTTTCCCCAAGACTTGCTCAGTCTGGCTTTAAGTGCAGAGTTTGTCAACAAGGCGTGTAATTCCCAGGAGCTCGAATTGAAGAAAGACTTATTCACCTTAGATGGAACTGTTGGCCTGGAGTTACCCGAGTCGACAGTCCCACGACTTAGTCACGCAATGAGGGAAGAGGTGACTAAGCAGCTCTGGGATTTCGCTCAATCAGATATCTGTCAGAAGCCTGAGGTGATTGAGGCTGAAGCTATGTTGCGGAAAATTCTAGGTGGAGAGATGTTTGTACGCAAACACATGATACTTCCACATTTGCGCTCTATTGACTTGGAAGTGCACTTAGACCAAAACGACCAACCTGTTCCTGTGTCCTCCGGAGCTTGTCGCCAAAATCTCCCCTCTCAAAACTGGGAACAAACACTCTCTGGAGTATCCATAACTGATGACCTATTAGCTCAACTAACTAATTCCCAGAAGCCGTCCAACAAGTTTGTCCAAAAGCCAGTGGTTCACAAAGTTGAACCAGTTCATGTGAGAGAAAGCATTTTCAGTGTTGGTGTCGATTTGACGGACAATCTTCTGATGGCGTTGACCAAATCTGGGAAGCGCTCATCTCGCTTGGATGATTCCAAATCTATTCAGAGACTTGCTGTTCAAGTGACTAATAGGAATCAGTATTGTTACAGGACTCAGCAGCTTCTTGGTTTCCATGTACTAAAGCGGAGGCAACTCACGCTGGCCGGATACAGAGTTGTAGAGTTGCCGCACTGGGAATGGTTTCCCTTGCTGCGACGGTCACATGCCGAGAAACTCGCCTATCTGCACTGCAAGATATTTAGCAGTACAGACTCCAAATAA
- the LOC137034693 gene encoding leucine zipper putative tumor suppressor 3 isoform X3: MGSVGSGASSQRPITMRSVGTRTTPNGPLAAAPPPATARRRLDDRSFSADRIPGPSTKTKGVSADERDYTRNHAAPHNGNRQQAVNGERLVTNAVFANGARREGHRRGESLDLCGNNIVLNNDKNGSHQAPPQHKDKSKAKPDNHNPPNILPVSGKLEHAQTNDSLVRPSAFKPVVPKSFHSMQNLVCPLQTSSGTATGPGGGGGGGSGGDKGGPNTSGPQWDQDSPGSRGTHAGAGRAGQGSLSDSGRNSLTSLPTYTGSSYGPPPALGPLSASTSHINRLGTVALDKLDKPGYQNGLSASDSGRSSSGKSSSSYQRLSHLSDAPAPLRPSPSSDDVIQDLEDRLWEREQEVCQKAGEISLLKQQLRESQGEVTQRAGEMVALRGQLKDLNGQLREREEAEISLKESFCTKTLELERCEAELQTMLAEVTVLRDKLSAFETEVTRLKKALSELSSSSSRASEPSLSDMGQLVASRSREHLLSPPETPTSLPALPAPDRLLTLQSDDSKVQWQESGDLRRQLERLQGELRLERQQRERQALTFAQERQTWQDEKERVLKYQAQLQLSYVEMLQKNQALEERVDKLGAQMSTPLPALALPEAPVSVSISLTSPTPPAEEKKLPELHQLAPPWPVPTRLERIESTEI; this comes from the exons ATGGGCAGCGTAGGGAGCGGGGCCTCCAGTCAGCGGCCCATCACGATGCGCAGCGTGGGCACCCGCACCACCCCTAACGGCCCCCTGGCGGCCGCACCGCCTCCCGCCACAGCCCGCCGCCGCCTGGACGACCGCAGCTTCAGCGCCGACCGCATCCCCGGCCCGAGCACCAAGACCAAGGGCGTCTCGGCCGACGAGAGGGATTACACTCGAAATCACGCCGCGCCGCACAACGGCAACCGGCAGCAGGCGGTCAACGGCGAGAGGCTGGTGACCAACGCGGTGTTCGCCAACGGGGCGCGGAGGGAGGGACACCGGCGCGGAGAGAGTCTGGACTTGTGCGGGAACAACATCGTGCTGAACAACGACAAGAACGGCAGCCATCAAGCTCCGCCGCAGCACAAGGACAAGAGCAAAGCCAAACCCGATAATCACAACCCGCCCAACATCCTGCCTGTCTCTGGAAAACTCGAGCATGCACAG ACCAACGACTCTCTGGTGCGTCCGTCAGCCTTCAAACCCGTGGTGCCCAAGAGCTTTCACTCCATGCAGAACCTGGTGTGTCCACTTCAGACCAGCTCAGGAACAGCCACGGGTCCGGGCGGTGGCGGCGGCGGTGGCAGCGGAGGTGACAAGGGGGGTCCGAACACGTCCGGGCCACAGTGGGACCAGGACAGTCCCGGCAGCAGAGGGACGCACGCAGGCGCGGGCCGGGCCGGGCAGGGCAGTCTGTCGGACTCCGGGAGGAACTCTCTGACCAGCCTGCCCACCTACACGGGCTCAAGCTACGGGCCGCCTCCTGCGCTCGGACCCCTCAGTGCCTCCACCAGCCACATCAACCGGCTGGGCACCGTCGCCCTGGATAAGCTGGACAAGCCGGGCTACCAGAACGGCCTCAGCGCCTCCGACAGCGGCCGCTCCTCCTCAGGCAAGAGTTCGTCCTCGTACCAGCGCCTCAGTCACCTGAGCGACGCTCCCGCGCCCCTGCGACCGTCCCCGTCCTCCGACGATGTTATTCAGGACCTGGAGGACCGTCTGTGGGAGAGAGAACAAGAA GTGTGTCAGAAGGCGGGCGAGATCTCTCTGCTGAAGCAGCAGCTGCGGGAGAGTCAGGGCGAGGTGACGCAGCGCGCCGGAGAGATGGTGGCACTGCGAGGCCAGCTGAAAGATCTCAACGGtcagctgagagagagagaggaggccgAGATCAGCCTCAAAGAGTCCTTCTGCACCAAGACCCTGGAGCTGGAGCGCTGCGAGGCCGAACTGCAGACAATGCTGGCAGAG GTCACAGTGCTGCGGGACAAGCTAAGCGCATTTGAGACGGAGGTCACACGTCTGAAAAAGGCCCTCAGTGAACTCAGCAGCAGCTCCAGTCGTGCCAGCGAGCCCAGCCTGTCTGATATGGGGCAGCTGGTGGCGTCCCGGAGCCGAGAGCATCTTCTGTCCCCTCCGGAGACGCCCACGTCCCTCCCGGCCCTCCCGGCGCCCGACCGCCTGCTCACGCTGCAGAGCGACGACTCCAAGGTCCAGTGGCAGGAGTCGGGTGACCTGCGGCGGCAGTTGGAACGTCTGCAGGGCGAGCTGCGTCTGGAACGGCAGCAGCGCGAGCGACAAGCGCTCACATTCGCCCAGGAGCGCCAAACCTGGCAGGACGAAAAAGAGCGTGTGCTGAAGTACCAGGCGCAGCTGCAGCTCAGCTACGTGGAGATGCTGCAGAAGAACCAGGCGCTGGAGGAGCGCGTGGACAAGCTGGGAGCCCAGATGTCCACGCCTCTTCCGGCTCTGGCCTTGCCGGAAGCGCCCGTTTCCGTGTCCATATCGCTCACCTCTCCGACCCCGCCGGCGGAGGAGAAGAAGCTGCCGGAGCTGCACCAACTCGCCCCGCCGTGGCCGGTTCCGACCCGGCTGGAGAGGATCGAGTCGACGGAGATCTGA
- the LOC137034693 gene encoding leucine zipper putative tumor suppressor 3 isoform X1 translates to MGSVGSGASSQRPITMRSVGTRTTPNGPLAAAPPPATARRRLDDRSFSADRIPGPSTKTKGVSADERDYTRNHAAPHNGNRQQAVNGERLVTNAVFANGARREGHRRGESLDLCGNNIVLNNDKNGSHQAPPQHKDKSKAKPDNHNPPNILPVSGKLEHAQTNDSLVRPSAFKPVVPKSFHSMQNLVCPLQTSSGTATGPGGGGGGGSGGDKGGPNTSGPQWDQDSPGSRGTHAGAGRAGQGSLSDSGRNSLTSLPTYTGSSYGPPPALGPLSASTSHINRLGTVALDKLDKPGYQNGLSASDSGRSSSGKSSSSYQRLSHLSDAPAPLRPSPSSDDVIQDLEDRLWEREQEVSKVIHMRRNLDQSEAAIVQVFEEKQRVWEREMEDLRQNYAGRLQQVTRRAQRSQQALQAQISRLQQDKRRLQDEMTLLLAQREELEKKCLDFRKEQADILPRLEETKWEVCQKAGEISLLKQQLRESQGEVTQRAGEMVALRGQLKDLNGQLREREEAEISLKESFCTKTLELERCEAELQTMLAEVTVLRDKLSAFETEVTRLKKALSELSSSSSRASEPSLSDMGQLVASRSREHLLSPPETPTSLPALPAPDRLLTLQSDDSKVQWQESGDLRRQLERLQGELRLERQQRERQALTFAQERQTWQDEKERVLKYQAQLQLSYVEMLQKNQALEERVDKLGAQMSTPLPALALPEAPVSVSISLTSPTPPAEEKKLPELHQLAPPWPVPTRLERIESTEI, encoded by the exons ATGGGCAGCGTAGGGAGCGGGGCCTCCAGTCAGCGGCCCATCACGATGCGCAGCGTGGGCACCCGCACCACCCCTAACGGCCCCCTGGCGGCCGCACCGCCTCCCGCCACAGCCCGCCGCCGCCTGGACGACCGCAGCTTCAGCGCCGACCGCATCCCCGGCCCGAGCACCAAGACCAAGGGCGTCTCGGCCGACGAGAGGGATTACACTCGAAATCACGCCGCGCCGCACAACGGCAACCGGCAGCAGGCGGTCAACGGCGAGAGGCTGGTGACCAACGCGGTGTTCGCCAACGGGGCGCGGAGGGAGGGACACCGGCGCGGAGAGAGTCTGGACTTGTGCGGGAACAACATCGTGCTGAACAACGACAAGAACGGCAGCCATCAAGCTCCGCCGCAGCACAAGGACAAGAGCAAAGCCAAACCCGATAATCACAACCCGCCCAACATCCTGCCTGTCTCTGGAAAACTCGAGCATGCACAG ACCAACGACTCTCTGGTGCGTCCGTCAGCCTTCAAACCCGTGGTGCCCAAGAGCTTTCACTCCATGCAGAACCTGGTGTGTCCACTTCAGACCAGCTCAGGAACAGCCACGGGTCCGGGCGGTGGCGGCGGCGGTGGCAGCGGAGGTGACAAGGGGGGTCCGAACACGTCCGGGCCACAGTGGGACCAGGACAGTCCCGGCAGCAGAGGGACGCACGCAGGCGCGGGCCGGGCCGGGCAGGGCAGTCTGTCGGACTCCGGGAGGAACTCTCTGACCAGCCTGCCCACCTACACGGGCTCAAGCTACGGGCCGCCTCCTGCGCTCGGACCCCTCAGTGCCTCCACCAGCCACATCAACCGGCTGGGCACCGTCGCCCTGGATAAGCTGGACAAGCCGGGCTACCAGAACGGCCTCAGCGCCTCCGACAGCGGCCGCTCCTCCTCAGGCAAGAGTTCGTCCTCGTACCAGCGCCTCAGTCACCTGAGCGACGCTCCCGCGCCCCTGCGACCGTCCCCGTCCTCCGACGATGTTATTCAGGACCTGGAGGACCGTCTGTGGGAGAGAGAACAAGAAGTAAGTAAG GTGATTCACATGCGACGTAACCTGGACCAGAGCGAGGCCGCCATCGTGCAGGTGTTCGAGGAGAAGCAGCGCGTGTGGGAGCGCGAGATGGAGGATCTGAGGCAGAACTATGCAGGGCGGCTGCAGCAGGTGACCCGACGGGCCCAGCGCTCCCAGCAGGCTCTGCAGGCCCAGATCAGCCGCCTGCAGCAGGACAAACGCCGGCTGCAGGACGAGATGACGCTGCTGCTCGCCCAGAGAGAAGAGCTGGAGAAGAAGTGCTTGGACTTCAGGAAGGAGCAGGCCGATATCCTGCCCAGACTGGAGGAGACCAAGTGGGag GTGTGTCAGAAGGCGGGCGAGATCTCTCTGCTGAAGCAGCAGCTGCGGGAGAGTCAGGGCGAGGTGACGCAGCGCGCCGGAGAGATGGTGGCACTGCGAGGCCAGCTGAAAGATCTCAACGGtcagctgagagagagagaggaggccgAGATCAGCCTCAAAGAGTCCTTCTGCACCAAGACCCTGGAGCTGGAGCGCTGCGAGGCCGAACTGCAGACAATGCTGGCAGAG GTCACAGTGCTGCGGGACAAGCTAAGCGCATTTGAGACGGAGGTCACACGTCTGAAAAAGGCCCTCAGTGAACTCAGCAGCAGCTCCAGTCGTGCCAGCGAGCCCAGCCTGTCTGATATGGGGCAGCTGGTGGCGTCCCGGAGCCGAGAGCATCTTCTGTCCCCTCCGGAGACGCCCACGTCCCTCCCGGCCCTCCCGGCGCCCGACCGCCTGCTCACGCTGCAGAGCGACGACTCCAAGGTCCAGTGGCAGGAGTCGGGTGACCTGCGGCGGCAGTTGGAACGTCTGCAGGGCGAGCTGCGTCTGGAACGGCAGCAGCGCGAGCGACAAGCGCTCACATTCGCCCAGGAGCGCCAAACCTGGCAGGACGAAAAAGAGCGTGTGCTGAAGTACCAGGCGCAGCTGCAGCTCAGCTACGTGGAGATGCTGCAGAAGAACCAGGCGCTGGAGGAGCGCGTGGACAAGCTGGGAGCCCAGATGTCCACGCCTCTTCCGGCTCTGGCCTTGCCGGAAGCGCCCGTTTCCGTGTCCATATCGCTCACCTCTCCGACCCCGCCGGCGGAGGAGAAGAAGCTGCCGGAGCTGCACCAACTCGCCCCGCCGTGGCCGGTTCCGACCCGGCTGGAGAGGATCGAGTCGACGGAGATCTGA
- the LOC137034693 gene encoding leucine zipper putative tumor suppressor 3 isoform X2 produces MGSVGSGASSQRPITMRSVGTRTTPNGPLAAAPPPATARRRLDDRSFSADRIPGPSTKTKGVSADERDYTRNHAAPHNGNRQQAVNGERLVTNAVFANGARREGHRRGESLDLCGNNIVLNNDKNGSHQAPPQHKDKSKAKPDNHNPPNILPVSGKLEHAQTNDSLVRPSAFKPVVPKSFHSMQNLVCPLQTSSGTATGPGGGGGGGSGGDKGGPNTSGPQWDQDSPGSRGTHAGAGRAGQGSLSDSGRNSLTSLPTYTGSSYGPPPALGPLSASTSHINRLGTVALDKLDKPGYQNGLSASDSGRSSSGKSSSSYQRLSHLSDAPAPLRPSPSSDDVIQDLEDRLWEREQEVIHMRRNLDQSEAAIVQVFEEKQRVWEREMEDLRQNYAGRLQQVTRRAQRSQQALQAQISRLQQDKRRLQDEMTLLLAQREELEKKCLDFRKEQADILPRLEETKWEVCQKAGEISLLKQQLRESQGEVTQRAGEMVALRGQLKDLNGQLREREEAEISLKESFCTKTLELERCEAELQTMLAEVTVLRDKLSAFETEVTRLKKALSELSSSSSRASEPSLSDMGQLVASRSREHLLSPPETPTSLPALPAPDRLLTLQSDDSKVQWQESGDLRRQLERLQGELRLERQQRERQALTFAQERQTWQDEKERVLKYQAQLQLSYVEMLQKNQALEERVDKLGAQMSTPLPALALPEAPVSVSISLTSPTPPAEEKKLPELHQLAPPWPVPTRLERIESTEI; encoded by the exons ATGGGCAGCGTAGGGAGCGGGGCCTCCAGTCAGCGGCCCATCACGATGCGCAGCGTGGGCACCCGCACCACCCCTAACGGCCCCCTGGCGGCCGCACCGCCTCCCGCCACAGCCCGCCGCCGCCTGGACGACCGCAGCTTCAGCGCCGACCGCATCCCCGGCCCGAGCACCAAGACCAAGGGCGTCTCGGCCGACGAGAGGGATTACACTCGAAATCACGCCGCGCCGCACAACGGCAACCGGCAGCAGGCGGTCAACGGCGAGAGGCTGGTGACCAACGCGGTGTTCGCCAACGGGGCGCGGAGGGAGGGACACCGGCGCGGAGAGAGTCTGGACTTGTGCGGGAACAACATCGTGCTGAACAACGACAAGAACGGCAGCCATCAAGCTCCGCCGCAGCACAAGGACAAGAGCAAAGCCAAACCCGATAATCACAACCCGCCCAACATCCTGCCTGTCTCTGGAAAACTCGAGCATGCACAG ACCAACGACTCTCTGGTGCGTCCGTCAGCCTTCAAACCCGTGGTGCCCAAGAGCTTTCACTCCATGCAGAACCTGGTGTGTCCACTTCAGACCAGCTCAGGAACAGCCACGGGTCCGGGCGGTGGCGGCGGCGGTGGCAGCGGAGGTGACAAGGGGGGTCCGAACACGTCCGGGCCACAGTGGGACCAGGACAGTCCCGGCAGCAGAGGGACGCACGCAGGCGCGGGCCGGGCCGGGCAGGGCAGTCTGTCGGACTCCGGGAGGAACTCTCTGACCAGCCTGCCCACCTACACGGGCTCAAGCTACGGGCCGCCTCCTGCGCTCGGACCCCTCAGTGCCTCCACCAGCCACATCAACCGGCTGGGCACCGTCGCCCTGGATAAGCTGGACAAGCCGGGCTACCAGAACGGCCTCAGCGCCTCCGACAGCGGCCGCTCCTCCTCAGGCAAGAGTTCGTCCTCGTACCAGCGCCTCAGTCACCTGAGCGACGCTCCCGCGCCCCTGCGACCGTCCCCGTCCTCCGACGATGTTATTCAGGACCTGGAGGACCGTCTGTGGGAGAGAGAACAAGAA GTGATTCACATGCGACGTAACCTGGACCAGAGCGAGGCCGCCATCGTGCAGGTGTTCGAGGAGAAGCAGCGCGTGTGGGAGCGCGAGATGGAGGATCTGAGGCAGAACTATGCAGGGCGGCTGCAGCAGGTGACCCGACGGGCCCAGCGCTCCCAGCAGGCTCTGCAGGCCCAGATCAGCCGCCTGCAGCAGGACAAACGCCGGCTGCAGGACGAGATGACGCTGCTGCTCGCCCAGAGAGAAGAGCTGGAGAAGAAGTGCTTGGACTTCAGGAAGGAGCAGGCCGATATCCTGCCCAGACTGGAGGAGACCAAGTGGGag GTGTGTCAGAAGGCGGGCGAGATCTCTCTGCTGAAGCAGCAGCTGCGGGAGAGTCAGGGCGAGGTGACGCAGCGCGCCGGAGAGATGGTGGCACTGCGAGGCCAGCTGAAAGATCTCAACGGtcagctgagagagagagaggaggccgAGATCAGCCTCAAAGAGTCCTTCTGCACCAAGACCCTGGAGCTGGAGCGCTGCGAGGCCGAACTGCAGACAATGCTGGCAGAG GTCACAGTGCTGCGGGACAAGCTAAGCGCATTTGAGACGGAGGTCACACGTCTGAAAAAGGCCCTCAGTGAACTCAGCAGCAGCTCCAGTCGTGCCAGCGAGCCCAGCCTGTCTGATATGGGGCAGCTGGTGGCGTCCCGGAGCCGAGAGCATCTTCTGTCCCCTCCGGAGACGCCCACGTCCCTCCCGGCCCTCCCGGCGCCCGACCGCCTGCTCACGCTGCAGAGCGACGACTCCAAGGTCCAGTGGCAGGAGTCGGGTGACCTGCGGCGGCAGTTGGAACGTCTGCAGGGCGAGCTGCGTCTGGAACGGCAGCAGCGCGAGCGACAAGCGCTCACATTCGCCCAGGAGCGCCAAACCTGGCAGGACGAAAAAGAGCGTGTGCTGAAGTACCAGGCGCAGCTGCAGCTCAGCTACGTGGAGATGCTGCAGAAGAACCAGGCGCTGGAGGAGCGCGTGGACAAGCTGGGAGCCCAGATGTCCACGCCTCTTCCGGCTCTGGCCTTGCCGGAAGCGCCCGTTTCCGTGTCCATATCGCTCACCTCTCCGACCCCGCCGGCGGAGGAGAAGAAGCTGCCGGAGCTGCACCAACTCGCCCCGCCGTGGCCGGTTCCGACCCGGCTGGAGAGGATCGAGTCGACGGAGATCTGA